The region TCTGCGCAGCAAAACATCGAAGCGTCTATCGGAGCACTCGCCGCCAGTTTTCTCGGGTTGGTCGCTGATTTCTCAATTAAGAAAAGAACGCTTCGACGAAGCGATTCTGTTTCCGAACTCATTGCACTCTGCGTGGCTGGGCTGGGCCGGTGGAGCCAGAAAGCGAATTGGCTTGAACCGGGATGGGAGGGGACTATTGCTCACGCAGCGCATTCCTTCCAGTAACAAGAAAATTCCTCATCCGGCGATGGAGGATTATCTGCAGATTGTCGAAGCGGCCGGGGCCATGGTGCCTTTGCCCAGACAGGCACGCATGGAACTGGCATTAACGGAACCAGGCCAGTTCGCGTGGAAAGGTTTTCTCGCGAAGGAAGCCGCGATTTCCGCTGCACCAGGGATTGTGGCCTTCAATACGGGTGGTGCCTTTGGTGCTGCCAAAGACTGGCCGACAGAATCTTTCGTCGAGCTGGCCCGAAAAATCATCAACTCGACAGAGTACGCCGTTGTTGTGCTCTGTGGCCCGGCAGAGAAAGAGAAAAGCATCGAAATTGAGTCGCGTGTGAACGATCTTCGCGTGCGGTCCTTAGGGCGCGAGTCACTCTCATTGTCGCTGACGAAATCGGCGATTGCCGGTTCCAGGATGCTGATTACCACCGATTCAGGCCCCCGGCATTTTGCCGCTGCCTTGAATGTGCCCCATGTCGTTCTCTTTGGCCCGACCCATCAGGCCTGGAGTGAAACATGGTCGCCCCTGTCGACTTCGATTCAACTCGCCATGCTCTGCGGCCCCTGCCAGAAGCGAGTTTGCCCACTGGGGCATCATGATTGCATGCGTCTGCTCAAGGTTGATCTCGTCTGGCGAGAAATCCAGCGGCAATTATCTCAGCGGAAGGCTGCTTAGAAGGAGAGGCAAAATGCGGATTGCACTCGTCCGTCGCGTTTGCTCGCTGAAAAAAGCAGGGGCCGAAAGGTACTGCATCAATCTCATGCGGCAACTCAGGGCCAAAGGGCACGAAGTCACCATCGTGGGAGAGTCGATGGATGATTCCCTGAAGGCTGAAGCTGCTCACTTAAAGGTGCCTGTTTCGAAGTGGACTTCCTGGACCAAAAACCTGAGCCTCGCCCGCAATGCAAGGAAGGTCTTTGCCAATCAGGGCTTCGATATTGTGCATGGGCTTTCTCGTGTCTATGGCCTCGACACTTATCGGCTCACTGACCCGCTGCAGACGCATTGGCTTAAAGTCTTTTATCGGGGCAAGATGCAGCAGTTCCTGCAAAGGTTGAATCCCAGACATCGCACCATTTTAAGAATAGAGAAGCAGCTCTTCGGGCCAGATGGCCCCAGACGCATCATCGTCCAGTCAAAACTCGATGAGAGGCTGCTCAAGGAGTATTTTGACGTCGATCCCAAGCGTCTTTGCCGTGTCACCAATGGGGTCGATACAAAGAACTTTCATCCCGATTATCAGCATGAACGGCTGGCAGTGCGGGCTGAGTGGAAGATTCCTGATGAAGCGCCGCTGCTGACGTTTGCTTCGATGGATTTCCGCCGCAAAGGTCTTTCGCGATTGCTCCAGGCCATGTCGATTGCCCGAACGAGCGGAATGTGGCTGATGGTCATTGGTGACGGGGATATTGCCCGATTCAAGGCCCTGGCGGCCTCTATGAATCTGGCTGATCGACTGGTGTTTACGGGTCGCCAGCAGGCCATTGCCAGGCTCTATGCTGCCAGCGACCTGTTTGTCCTGCCCACAATTTATGAACCCTTTCCGAATGTGAATCTTGAAGCCATGGCGTGTGGCATTCCTGTGATCACGACGGCAACGGCTGGCGGGGCGGATGCGATTGAACCAGCGATCAATGGCTATGTCATTGCCTCACCAGACGATGTCGAGTGTCTGGCTGATCGTATTGATTTTCACTTCGGTCGTGGAGAGACACAGTTACGACTGATGTCGGCCGCCGCTCGTTCGACAGCCCTGCGTTACACGCCCGAAGCGAACGCTGAACAGACATTGGCCGTCTTTCAAGAGGTGCTCAGTGAAAAAGCGGCCGCTTGAAGTTCATGATGCCGGTCGAGTCGAGATTTTCGCGGAAGATGCCCCACTCTTTCGAGAACATGGTCTGCTTTCGGCAGAGTCGTTATGGCATCTCTCCAGCGAGACCGCCAAGAATCTGCGAGCCGAACGCGTCACCAGTCGGTTTGAACTCCAGCAGGCTGATGGAACTCTCCGCAGGTTTTACATCAAGCGGCATTCTCCCAGCTCACTTAAAGAATGGATTAAACCCCTTCTGAGAGGTCAGTGGCCACAATTAGGCGCACAGCATGAGTGGGAAGCCTTGTGGCTGTTTGTTGAGCATCAACTGCCGACCATGCAGCCGGTGGCTCTGTTTCGGCATGGACGATACAGCGGCCTTATCACGCGCAGTCTCGAAGGATCCGTTAAACTCTCGGAACTTTATCGGCGGCAGCAACTTTCGGCACCACAGGAGCAGCTTCTGCTTGAAAATGTGGCCCGACTCACAGCCCGGATGCATGGCCAGGGATTTCATCATCAGGATTACTATCTGGGCCATTTAATGGTTCCTGAAGCGGATTTAACAGCCACGCCGTGGATCATCGATCTGGGGCGAGTTCGCCATTGCCGAAAACTGGCCCGTCGCTGGATTGTGAAAGATCTTGCCCAACTCAATTACAGTGCATCGCAGATCTCCGGGCTCATGCGTCTGCGTTTTCTCAAGCTGTATCTGGGCCGATCATTCGGTCAACACGATCTCAGCCTCATCCGTTCGATCATGGCCAAGACCAGTCGAATTGCCAGACATTCCCGCAAGAACCAGCTTTGATGCCAGGTGATCTGAAGCTTCTTTGTGCCATGCTTGCGGCTCTGAGCAAGCATGCTGGACGGACTCTCAAAGCCTCATGGATACCTGGGAACCGTAGTACATTCAGGCCTTCTTCAAGAAATTTCCCAAGAGATAACGGCGCTGTATTGGTCGCGAAAACATGCTTGCCCAGAGCTGCAAGCATGGCACACAGCCGTCAACGATCAGAGTCCAATGATCCGGGGGCAACCGAGGACGTTTGACCCCGGCCAGCCGGCCGAAAGTGTATTTCGGAATATCTCTACGAGGGCAACGAAAAATCCCCAGCGACATTCTTGTCACTGGGGATCATTGTCTGACTCATTTCAGATCACGGCAAATCAGTTGGTGGCGGGCTTCACATCCTGATTCTGGGCCTTCAGGTAGGTCAGCAGGTCCACCAGTTCCGAAGGAGCGATTGACGAAGCAGTCCCTTCTGGCATGCTGCTCATCTTCTGGACAGCCCGCTCTTCGACATCCGCCTTTGCAATCTTGCGGACAATCTTGCCATCGAAAATCTCGATGGTGGTGTCGTCTTCCTTCACCAGCAGGCCTGAAACCGCCACACCGTCGGCAGTAATCAGCAGCGTCGCCCGATACTTGGGATCGACTTCCGCATTCGGATCGATAATCGATTCGACGATCTTGATGGGCTTCAAGCGTTTGGCCACGCCCGCGAGGTTCGGGCCATACTCCCGGCCTTCGCCATTTCCGACCTTGTGACACGAAGTGCAGTTGCGAACGAAAATCTCGCGGCCGCGGTTGGTATCTCCCGAAAGATCAGCCAGCCCCGTCATCGCTTTATTTCGCTCTTCTTCAGGCTTGGGTTCCGCACTGAGCAATGTCGTGATGAACGGCAAAGCAGCTGCCCCTGATTTCGACGCGGAAAGAATCTGTGTCACAATCTCTTTCGAGCGAGGTGGTGCAGGAATCTTCCCCGTCAGGTAATCCGCACGCCACAGTGGTTCGTGGGCAGCGAGTGCATGGCGGATGGTGTAGTCCGCCCAGTAATCGGCTGGCTTTTCAGTCATCGCCAGCACGGCCTGCGAAGCAGCAGGATCATCGTAGTAGCTCAGTCCGCGAGCTGCTTCCGTGCGAACGCGGGGATGTTCATCGCGGGAAGCAGTGATCAGCAAGGACAACGCATCGGGAAGCTCGTCACGGTAATCAGCCACAATGTGTACAGCAGCAGCCCGCGCGTTGGGATGAGGCGAAGCCAACAGAGCCTGAATCAAGGCTGGATCATGCTGATGATGACTGGCCAGCACCCACATGGCTTCGCATTGCAGGCGAGGATAATCCTCAGACTTCGGATCGAGCTTGGCGAGCCAGGCCTTCACGCCGTCAACTACCTGCTGGGTCGGTCTGCTATTGAGTTCATTACGGGCGCGGTAGCGGGTCCGCCACTCGTAGACTTTGGTCTGATCAAGGAGTTCTTCAATCGACTTGCCATGCTGTGTCACAGGAGTCAGCAGGGGACGATCCTTCGCCACCAGGCGATAAATGCGACCGCGGGTATGATCGCGATTCGGATCGCGCTGCGAATACTGCATGTGACCAATGAGCGCGTTGGCCCAGTCACCAAACCACAAGGCACCATCCGGGCCAATTTGAGGATCTGCCGGGCGGAAGTGCTTATCGGTGGAGGCAATCAGGTCGTCGGGTTTTCCATCAGTCAGTTTCATTCTCTTGCCTGCGAATCCACCGCCATCATCGTTGATGGTGAAGCGGGGCATGCCGTTCATGTTGATCACGCAGGCATAGGTGAACTGCTTCTGGACGCTTTCCGGGAACTGTCGGCTGACGAGCCATTCGCATCCCAGAGCCGGTCGCATCCCTTCCTGATTGAAGACCATATTGAGGCCGGTTCGACCGCGGAACTGAGCACCGGAAAGGGGGGTATCCCACGCGTGGTTGGCGGTTGTGCCATCGCCCACAATCCCCTGGCCCCATTCATCGAAGACATAGCACCACATGTTGTACTGGCCGGGGAGTGCGAACTGGCGCATCTTTTGCGACCTGGGGTCGAAAACATACGCGCCACCATTCCCCTGACTGCGATGCGGGCCCCAGGGTGTTTCCAAGGTTGTACTGGTCGCAATCCCTTCGAGCATGTGGAGCAGGCCGCTATTCGACCACTCGAAGGCACTGCAGGTGTGGTGAGTATCATCAGTGGCCCAGCCATCGATGAGATGCACGACCACATCGGCCTTATCATCACCATCTGTATCCTTGAGCCACAACAGTCGAGGCTGATCGACAACCAGCACGCCACCATTCCAGAACTCGAAACCTGTGGGGCAATGGAGCTTGTCGTAGAAAACGGTGCATTTATCAGCTTTGCCATCCTGATTGGCATCTTCCAGAATGATCAGGCGGTCATTTGGCTTCGCGTCGCCAGGCTGCCACTGGGGATAAGTGGGCATACAGGAGACCCACAGCCGACCTTTGTTGTCGAAGTTCAGTTGCACTGGCTTGGCGAGTTCCGGGAACATCGTTTCATCAGCAAAAGCCTTGATTTCAAAGCCTTCGGGAACCTTGGTCTGTGCGATCAGTTGCTCAGGTGTCAGGTAACGCAACTCGGTCGCTTCGGAGTAGGCTTGCCGGGGATTGCCGAAGCGGGTGGGTGGAACGATCAGTTCCCCCGTGTTGTCGTCATTGGGCTTCGAGGCGGGTTTGCCACTGGCCAGATCCCAGATGTACTGATCACGCACTGCGGCCATATTGCGGATCTTCACATATTCGCGCGGGAATGTTTCTGTATCCCAGGTCCGGCGGCCACCGTAAACATACCAGCCATTGAGCATGCGGTAGTCTTGCAGGTGGATCCACGATTTATCGTTAACAGCACTGCGCAACTCCTGATTGATCGAGCTGAGTTGACCCAATGCGGACTGGCCGAACGCACTGGCAAAGAGGAGCTTGGCAACCGCCAGATCACCCTCTTCGTTCAAGTGGCAGCCATTGATCGTGTGCTGCAGACCTGTTTGAGCATCGAACAAGGCCTTGGAACCAGCGAAGACATCGATGCAGGCGAGCTTGTTCTGGGCAGCGACATCGCGAACCGCCTGGGCATAGAGGGCGAGGTTCGAGTTTTCGGCGTCGCCTTTCGGAAGCAGCGGCTCTCCAGAAACTTCGAAGGCCAGGGGTGTCACCAGCACAAATCGAGGGGGCGACTTGGCATCGTCGCGAGGATATCGCTGAGTGGTTTCCTTAATGAACTTCTCGTAATCCTGCTTAAACTTTTCGACCCCTGCCGGGCCTGCATACGATTCATTAAAACCAAAGAAGCAGATGTAAGTATCTGCACCGAAAGCTTTTTGAGGATCATCGAGATTGGTGTAATCGCTCGAGCGCTGATGAATCGAAACTTCTTCCGCCGGGCGGCCAAAGTTGCGAATCACCAGCTTCTTTTCTGGAAACTTGCTGTGCAGCAGCGTCTCGAAATTGCCAAACAGATTCATGCGTTCGGCAAAGCTGTTCCCCAGAAAGGCAATGCGCTCACCCTCGATGAACTCCAGTGGCACTTTGCTGACGGGAAGATCTGGCCGCTTGGGACGCGGAGGAACCGCCAGTAGTTTTTCGGCCAGTGCTTTATCCGGAGCTTGCGCCAGTACCTGAGGCATGCCAGTGAGCGATTCGAGCGAAAGACTCTCTGTGAGGATTGCCCCACCCAGGCTGGCAGCAGCGAATACCGCCAGCGAAGTGATGGCTCTGCGGCTCTGCCAGAAATTCCAAGTCATCATCGATTTCAAGGTCATGCGTATTGTCCTGCAATTCACGAAAGGTGATTTCTCATCGTGGCGACATCACTCGAATCCACTCTGCTTACAGAAAGAACCTGTTTGCAGAGCATCAACTGTTCAATAACCGTCAATTCTGTTTCGAGATTCTGTCATAAAAAGTCAGAAGTTACCATTTTCGTGGCAAATGATTCCAACTTCATGAATGAATCTCGGTCGATGACCACTGACGATTATTGTTATTTTGGGAAAGTTGTAATTGGGGAGTAAAAACCAGGCGGGTTGATATCAAGAAAATTCCATGTGACAGTTTGCCAGACGAGCCTGTGCGAAAGCAATCACGAATGTTTGAATGTCTGATGGATCAAGGCCGGATTTTCTGACGCCCCTTCTGCCAATTGCCTCCCTGAATCAATTAACATTTCCTTCTGTACGAGACTTTTCCAGTAAACGTGATGAGAAAACGAGCAAAATTGCGCGACTGCGATTTCCCGGCCTGTTGCAGGCGGTATGAACTTTCCAGAATACGAGTATGGAAGATCTCACCCAAAAACTTCAGCAAGCCTTACAGCTCGCCTCCCGAGCACTGCTGAATGAGCGTGTGCGACCTGGCCTGGCCCATTGGGAAGGCGAACTCTCGACCTCGGCATTATCCACAGCCACAGCTGTAATGGCCTTGTTTCAGTATGCCAAATGCCAACAGGCCAGTGGGCGTCTGCAAAAGGTGTTCGATGGGAAGTCTGAAGGCGACTGGCGACTGATCGAACAAGGTCTGGCGTGGCTCCTTCAGCATCAGCTGGCCGACGGCGGCTGGGGCGATACTGACAAAAGTATCTCGAACATCAGTACCACCATGCTCGCCCATGCCACGCTGGTCGCTTGCCGGGAAGCTGTCAGACAAAAAAGTCTGGTGCTGAACGCCAGCGATATCGACGCCGCCATTGAGCGGAGTGGCCGATTGATCGAAGAGTTGGGGGGCATTCAGGCGATTCGTGATCGATACGGGAAAGATCACACGTTTTCAGTCCCTATCCTGACCCATGCGGCACTGGCTGGGCTGGTGTCATGGAATGAGATCCCCGCACTCCCTTATGAACTGGCACTGTTGCCGCATCGCTTTTTCGAGGTCATTCAGCTCCCGGTCGTTTCGTATGCCTTACCCGCTCTGATTGCGATCGGGCAGACGCTGCATTTGAGGCAGCGCACGTGGAACCCGTGGTGGTGGGTGCGGCGAGCCGCCATTCCGGGCACATTGCAGAAATTGCAGAGTATTCAGCCGGAAAGTGGAGGTTTTCTCGAAGCGACTCCACTGACGAGTTTCGTCACGATGTGCCTAGCGAGTGTCGGACGTGTCGATCATCCCGTCACACAGGCAGGGCTTAAGTTTATTCGTGATTCCGTCCGGCCCGATGGAAGCTGGCCCATCGATACCAATCTGGCCACGTGGGTCACCACACTTTCGATCAATCATCTGGGGGCTGAGGCCTTTTCGTCGGACGAGCGTGAAGCTCTGATGCGCTGGTTGTTACAGCAGCAGTATCGAACTATGCACCCCTATACGAATGCTGCTCCCGGCGGATGGGCCTGGACGAATCTTTCGGGGGGTGTTCCCGATGCTGACGATACCCCCGGAGCCATGCTGGCTCTGATGGAACTCGACCGGGTTTCTGTTTCCTCGCAAGAGAGTCTTTCGATTGAACAGGCCCTCTATCAGGCTGCGCTGTGGCTGATCAAGCTGCAGAATCGCGATGGTGGCTGGCCGACTTTCTGCCGAGGTTGGGGAGCACTCCCTTTTGACCGCAGTTCGAATGATATCACTGCCCATTGCCTGCGGGCGCTGATTCAATATGAACGCAGGCTCAATGACGTCACTGTTGATGCCACTGGCGATACCACTTCCAGACCACTCGCAGTCGAAGTGCCATCCCCAAAGTTGCGAGAGCAGATGCAGCGAAGCATTCAGCAAGGCTTTGAGTATCTCGAAAAGACGCAGCGGGAAGATGGGTCTTGGCTGCCATTATGGTTTGGCAATCAGCACAGCCCCGATGATGAAAACCCCTTGTACGGCACGGCACGAGTGCTCCTGGCCTATGCTGATGCCGGTCTTGAAGGAAGCTCGGCAGCTTTACGCGGCTGTGACTGGCTGGTGAGACATCAACATGCGGATGGTGCCTGGGGGCCCGGTACATCCATAGAAACTGCTGATACCTCCGATGCCGAGTCCGATGTCGAAGGAGAACCCGCGAGTATCGAAGAGACGGCTCTCGCCTTGATGGCTCTTTGTCGCTTCGACGCTACTC is a window of Planctopirus limnophila DSM 3776 DNA encoding:
- the waaF gene encoding lipopolysaccharide heptosyltransferase II — encoded protein: MKRAIFMPNWVGDALMATPALRALRSTFPGDEAVAILQPYVAEVLAGTGLVDRLILRSKTSKRLSEHSPPVFSGWSLISQLRKERFDEAILFPNSLHSAWLGWAGGARKRIGLNRDGRGLLLTQRIPSSNKKIPHPAMEDYLQIVEAAGAMVPLPRQARMELALTEPGQFAWKGFLAKEAAISAAPGIVAFNTGGAFGAAKDWPTESFVELARKIINSTEYAVVVLCGPAEKEKSIEIESRVNDLRVRSLGRESLSLSLTKSAIAGSRMLITTDSGPRHFAAALNVPHVVLFGPTHQAWSETWSPLSTSIQLAMLCGPCQKRVCPLGHHDCMRLLKVDLVWREIQRQLSQRKAA
- a CDS encoding glycosyltransferase family 4 protein, translating into MRIALVRRVCSLKKAGAERYCINLMRQLRAKGHEVTIVGESMDDSLKAEAAHLKVPVSKWTSWTKNLSLARNARKVFANQGFDIVHGLSRVYGLDTYRLTDPLQTHWLKVFYRGKMQQFLQRLNPRHRTILRIEKQLFGPDGPRRIIVQSKLDERLLKEYFDVDPKRLCRVTNGVDTKNFHPDYQHERLAVRAEWKIPDEAPLLTFASMDFRRKGLSRLLQAMSIARTSGMWLMVIGDGDIARFKALAASMNLADRLVFTGRQQAIARLYAASDLFVLPTIYEPFPNVNLEAMACGIPVITTATAGGADAIEPAINGYVIASPDDVECLADRIDFHFGRGETQLRLMSAAARSTALRYTPEANAEQTLAVFQEVLSEKAAA
- a CDS encoding lipopolysaccharide kinase InaA family protein, which gives rise to MKKRPLEVHDAGRVEIFAEDAPLFREHGLLSAESLWHLSSETAKNLRAERVTSRFELQQADGTLRRFYIKRHSPSSLKEWIKPLLRGQWPQLGAQHEWEALWLFVEHQLPTMQPVALFRHGRYSGLITRSLEGSVKLSELYRRQQLSAPQEQLLLENVARLTARMHGQGFHHQDYYLGHLMVPEADLTATPWIIDLGRVRHCRKLARRWIVKDLAQLNYSASQISGLMRLRFLKLYLGRSFGQHDLSLIRSIMAKTSRIARHSRKNQL
- a CDS encoding PVC-type heme-binding CxxCH protein, which translates into the protein MTLKSMMTWNFWQSRRAITSLAVFAAASLGGAILTESLSLESLTGMPQVLAQAPDKALAEKLLAVPPRPKRPDLPVSKVPLEFIEGERIAFLGNSFAERMNLFGNFETLLHSKFPEKKLVIRNFGRPAEEVSIHQRSSDYTNLDDPQKAFGADTYICFFGFNESYAGPAGVEKFKQDYEKFIKETTQRYPRDDAKSPPRFVLVTPLAFEVSGEPLLPKGDAENSNLALYAQAVRDVAAQNKLACIDVFAGSKALFDAQTGLQHTINGCHLNEEGDLAVAKLLFASAFGQSALGQLSSINQELRSAVNDKSWIHLQDYRMLNGWYVYGGRRTWDTETFPREYVKIRNMAAVRDQYIWDLASGKPASKPNDDNTGELIVPPTRFGNPRQAYSEATELRYLTPEQLIAQTKVPEGFEIKAFADETMFPELAKPVQLNFDNKGRLWVSCMPTYPQWQPGDAKPNDRLIILEDANQDGKADKCTVFYDKLHCPTGFEFWNGGVLVVDQPRLLWLKDTDGDDKADVVVHLIDGWATDDTHHTCSAFEWSNSGLLHMLEGIATSTTLETPWGPHRSQGNGGAYVFDPRSQKMRQFALPGQYNMWCYVFDEWGQGIVGDGTTANHAWDTPLSGAQFRGRTGLNMVFNQEGMRPALGCEWLVSRQFPESVQKQFTYACVINMNGMPRFTINDDGGGFAGKRMKLTDGKPDDLIASTDKHFRPADPQIGPDGALWFGDWANALIGHMQYSQRDPNRDHTRGRIYRLVAKDRPLLTPVTQHGKSIEELLDQTKVYEWRTRYRARNELNSRPTQQVVDGVKAWLAKLDPKSEDYPRLQCEAMWVLASHHQHDPALIQALLASPHPNARAAAVHIVADYRDELPDALSLLITASRDEHPRVRTEAARGLSYYDDPAASQAVLAMTEKPADYWADYTIRHALAAHEPLWRADYLTGKIPAPPRSKEIVTQILSASKSGAAALPFITTLLSAEPKPEEERNKAMTGLADLSGDTNRGREIFVRNCTSCHKVGNGEGREYGPNLAGVAKRLKPIKIVESIIDPNAEVDPKYRATLLITADGVAVSGLLVKEDDTTIEIFDGKIVRKIAKADVEERAVQKMSSMPEGTASSIAPSELVDLLTYLKAQNQDVKPATN
- a CDS encoding prenyltransferase/squalene oxidase repeat-containing protein codes for the protein MEDLTQKLQQALQLASRALLNERVRPGLAHWEGELSTSALSTATAVMALFQYAKCQQASGRLQKVFDGKSEGDWRLIEQGLAWLLQHQLADGGWGDTDKSISNISTTMLAHATLVACREAVRQKSLVLNASDIDAAIERSGRLIEELGGIQAIRDRYGKDHTFSVPILTHAALAGLVSWNEIPALPYELALLPHRFFEVIQLPVVSYALPALIAIGQTLHLRQRTWNPWWWVRRAAIPGTLQKLQSIQPESGGFLEATPLTSFVTMCLASVGRVDHPVTQAGLKFIRDSVRPDGSWPIDTNLATWVTTLSINHLGAEAFSSDEREALMRWLLQQQYRTMHPYTNAAPGGWAWTNLSGGVPDADDTPGAMLALMELDRVSVSSQESLSIEQALYQAALWLIKLQNRDGGWPTFCRGWGALPFDRSSNDITAHCLRALIQYERRLNDVTVDATGDTTSRPLAVEVPSPKLREQMQRSIQQGFEYLEKTQREDGSWLPLWFGNQHSPDDENPLYGTARVLLAYADAGLEGSSAALRGCDWLVRHQHADGAWGPGTSIETADTSDAESDVEGEPASIEETALALMALCRFDATHNVLHRGASWLITKVENETWREPTPIGFYFAKLWYYEKLYPQVFTVGALKALALRLGSALTTVSENEPAPSSAEPPIPPIATDRVADSMHLQRTSPSINLANGGITLA